One Frankia alni ACN14a DNA window includes the following coding sequences:
- a CDS encoding response regulator: protein MPDSAPTEVLLVEDDPGDALMIQVALLDQGVPAQLRVAADGVAAMTYLRALGAGRRVRRPDLILLDLNLPRRDGREVLAELKADVDLRSIPVVVLTASAAEADVAACYDLQANAFVTKPANLDQFAEVVRRIDEFFLTEVRLPLPDQRARNV from the coding sequence GTGCCGGATTCGGCTCCGACCGAAGTTCTCCTGGTGGAGGATGATCCCGGTGATGCCCTGATGATCCAGGTGGCGTTACTGGACCAGGGAGTGCCGGCGCAGTTGCGGGTGGCCGCCGACGGTGTCGCCGCGATGACGTATCTACGCGCCCTCGGAGCGGGCCGAAGGGTGCGGCGACCCGATCTGATCCTGCTTGATCTGAACCTCCCGCGTCGGGATGGCAGGGAGGTACTTGCCGAGCTCAAGGCCGATGTCGATCTACGATCGATCCCCGTCGTCGTGCTCACCGCGTCGGCCGCGGAGGCGGACGTCGCCGCCTGCTACGACCTGCAGGCCAACGCCTTCGTCACCAAACCCGCCAATCTCGATCAGTTCGCCGAGGTGGTCCGCAGAATCGACGAGTTCTTCCTGACCGAGGTTCGCCTCCCCCTGCCTGACCAAAGGGCAAGGAATGTGTGA
- a CDS encoding SDR family NAD(P)-dependent oxidoreductase, translated as MTAAPEATTGLSATSAGSSAAEPAVSPAPVSAAPVSAAPVSAAPVSAAPVSAAPVSATEPEGTGTVGGRFAGTVVLVTGAGRGLGRTIAEAFAVEGATVVVAARTARYGERTVREFRERGLSASLVIGDLAERADVATMFDEAVARHGALDVVVHSAADNAQGLLAEIDDDTLDYLLRSNVHALHWITRAAVPHLTRSKLPGRMIFISSGAANRVFSPGLNAYGSTKAYLESFARGLAGELGPLGVRVNVVGPGLTVTERMLGHLTHAQADALASTYPLGRAGLPEEIAAAVLFLASREASYITGASLLVDGGASMVPFPARGAMNDSASH; from the coding sequence ATGACAGCAGCACCGGAAGCCACCACCGGCTTATCCGCCACCTCCGCCGGATCGTCGGCCGCCGAACCCGCCGTGTCGCCGGCCCCCGTGTCCGCGGCGCCCGTGTCCGCGGCCCCCGTATCCGCGGCCCCCGTATCCGCGGCCCCTGTATCAGCGGCCCCTGTATCAGCGACGGAGCCGGAGGGGACGGGGACGGTCGGGGGGCGCTTCGCCGGCACCGTCGTCCTGGTCACCGGCGCCGGCCGCGGGCTGGGGCGGACGATCGCCGAGGCGTTCGCCGTCGAGGGCGCCACGGTCGTCGTCGCCGCCCGGACCGCGCGGTACGGCGAGCGCACCGTGCGCGAGTTCCGCGAGCGGGGGCTGTCGGCCTCCCTGGTGATCGGCGACCTGGCCGAACGGGCCGACGTCGCGACGATGTTCGACGAGGCGGTCGCCCGGCACGGGGCGCTGGACGTGGTCGTCCACAGCGCCGCCGACAACGCCCAGGGCCTGCTCGCCGAGATCGACGACGACACGCTCGACTACCTGCTGCGCAGCAATGTCCACGCACTGCACTGGATCACCAGGGCGGCGGTGCCGCATCTGACCAGATCGAAGCTTCCCGGGAGGATGATCTTCATCTCCTCGGGTGCGGCGAACCGGGTCTTCTCGCCCGGCCTGAACGCCTACGGCTCCACGAAGGCGTATCTGGAGTCGTTCGCCCGTGGCCTGGCCGGCGAGCTCGGCCCGCTCGGCGTGCGGGTCAACGTCGTCGGTCCCGGCCTGACCGTGACGGAACGGATGCTCGGTCACCTCACCCATGCCCAGGCCGACGCGCTGGCCAGCACCTACCCGCTCGGTCGGGCCGGCCTGCCCGAGGAGATCGCCGCGGCGGTGTTGTTCCTCGCCTCCCGGGAGGCCTCCTACATCACCGGTGCCTCTCTGCTCGTCGACGGCGGGGCGAGCATGGTCCCCTTTCCGGCCCGCGGTGCCATGAACGACTCCGCCAGTCACTGA
- a CDS encoding ABC transporter ATP-binding protein, whose product MLGEELTLAYDRRVVAQGLEVRIPDGAFTVIVGPNACGKSTLLRALARVMRPAAGVVRLDGAQIASLPSKEIARRLGLLPQTAIAPDGVTVVDLVSRGRYPHQTIWRQWSTRDEQVVREAMAVTGVTDLASRFVDELSGGQRQRVWLAMTLAQETPILLLDEPTTYLDITHQFDVLDLCADLHENHGRTLVAVLHDLNQACRYATHLVVMAAGRIVAEGPPAEIVTAALIETTFGLGCRVIPDPETGTPMMIPAARRRAPAPTIGVAAAQAVGGDDKVGDGRNSDGGDGGRGDGDNGDGGRGDAVATTGVGRRG is encoded by the coding sequence CTGCTCGGCGAGGAGCTGACCCTCGCCTACGACCGTCGCGTCGTCGCGCAGGGCCTCGAGGTGCGGATCCCCGACGGCGCGTTCACCGTGATCGTGGGCCCGAACGCCTGCGGCAAGTCCACCCTTCTGCGCGCCCTGGCCCGGGTCATGCGCCCGGCCGCCGGCGTGGTGCGCCTCGACGGCGCGCAGATCGCGTCATTGCCGTCCAAGGAGATCGCCCGGCGCCTCGGCCTGCTGCCGCAGACCGCGATCGCGCCGGACGGCGTCACCGTCGTCGACCTCGTCAGCCGCGGCCGGTATCCGCACCAGACGATCTGGCGCCAGTGGTCCACCCGCGACGAGCAGGTCGTGCGCGAGGCCATGGCGGTCACCGGCGTCACCGATCTCGCGAGCCGGTTCGTCGACGAGCTGTCCGGCGGGCAACGCCAGCGGGTGTGGCTCGCGATGACGCTGGCACAGGAGACGCCGATCCTCCTGCTCGACGAGCCGACCACCTACCTCGACATCACCCACCAGTTCGACGTGCTCGACCTGTGCGCGGACCTGCACGAGAACCACGGCCGCACGCTGGTCGCCGTCCTGCACGACCTCAACCAGGCCTGCCGTTACGCCACGCACCTCGTCGTGATGGCCGCCGGCCGCATCGTCGCCGAAGGGCCGCCCGCCGAGATCGTCACCGCGGCGCTGATCGAGACGACCTTCGGCCTCGGCTGCCGGGTGATCCCCGATCCCGAGACGGGCACCCCGATGATGATCCCTGCCGCCCGGCGCCGGGCGCCCGCACCGACGATCGGGGTCGCTGCGGCTCAGGCGGTGGGCGGCGACGACAAGGTCGGCGACGGCCGCAACAGCGACGGCGGAGATGGCGGCCGCGGGGATGGCGACAATGGGGATGGCGGCCGCGGAGATGCCGTGGCCACCACCGGGGTCGGCCGGCGCGGCTGA
- a CDS encoding TAXI family TRAP transporter solute-binding subunit produces the protein MAVRDQPGDHARRWLVVIVVLAVLALVLGGLILGKQGNHPEPSAHKRSDCARVDIFTGNQQSPYWPFATALAEQISLELPGVTAAPQATDGGADNLYHLQENARCGIAIAKLNVAVDATYGVNQFAPGPTGGARAPKPQNPIAGLRTIGPAFDDLMQIVVRDRPNRPDQPNITDVHQLCDRPLSAGLPLSGSLQLTQVFYREICSTELDLTKVRQEKLRDGFTHLNSDGPDAVDAVIWVNATPTLQVQTEIREHHAHLLSISPGVRYDMNDNWREVYRERAGRKFIDQDVILPGTIFKEDYGLPHDVTTVGVPNGLVVLQSADPGLVAALARILLSEERRAPLTDALWGHQPRHNKLAGLESYLTSQASSLFCLVPLHPEAAEVYHRSKLELPDCGKT, from the coding sequence ATGGCGGTCAGGGACCAGCCGGGGGATCACGCCCGGCGCTGGCTGGTAGTCATCGTCGTTCTCGCGGTGCTTGCTCTCGTGCTGGGCGGGCTGATTCTGGGGAAGCAGGGGAATCATCCGGAGCCCTCAGCACACAAGCGTTCCGACTGCGCCAGGGTGGATATTTTCACCGGCAACCAGCAGTCGCCGTACTGGCCTTTCGCGACGGCCCTGGCAGAGCAGATCAGCCTGGAACTGCCGGGAGTGACAGCAGCCCCGCAGGCGACTGACGGCGGTGCGGACAACCTCTATCATCTCCAGGAGAACGCCCGCTGCGGAATCGCTATAGCCAAGCTCAACGTGGCGGTGGACGCGACCTACGGAGTCAACCAGTTCGCACCTGGCCCGACCGGGGGAGCACGCGCCCCGAAACCTCAGAATCCGATAGCGGGCCTGCGGACCATCGGGCCGGCGTTCGACGACCTCATGCAGATCGTCGTCCGGGACCGGCCCAACCGGCCTGACCAGCCGAACATCACCGACGTGCACCAGCTCTGCGACCGCCCCCTCAGCGCCGGCCTGCCGCTGTCCGGCTCGCTGCAGCTGACCCAGGTCTTCTACCGCGAGATCTGCTCCACCGAACTCGACCTGACGAAGGTCAGGCAGGAGAAACTGCGAGATGGTTTCACGCACCTCAACAGCGATGGGCCCGACGCCGTTGATGCGGTCATCTGGGTGAACGCGACGCCGACGCTCCAGGTTCAGACGGAGATCCGGGAGCACCATGCTCACCTGCTCTCCATCTCACCGGGCGTGCGGTACGACATGAACGACAACTGGCGGGAGGTCTACCGGGAGCGGGCCGGCAGGAAATTCATCGACCAGGACGTGATCCTGCCCGGCACGATCTTCAAGGAGGACTACGGCCTCCCCCATGACGTCACGACCGTCGGTGTACCCAACGGCCTGGTGGTCCTGCAATCCGCCGACCCCGGCTTGGTGGCGGCGTTGGCCCGGATTCTGCTGTCGGAGGAGCGCCGGGCGCCGCTCACGGACGCTCTCTGGGGGCACCAGCCGAGGCACAACAAGCTGGCGGGTCTGGAGAGCTATCTGACGAGCCAGGCGTCCTCTCTGTTCTGCCTGGTGCCGTTGCATCCGGAAGCGGCCGAGGTCTACCATCGTTCGAAGCTCGAGCTGCCGGACTGCGGGAAAACGTAG
- a CDS encoding effector-associated domain EAD1-containing protein, whose protein sequence is MAAFAIVRLQLPRRPDGLVVVLAALLGAVVGVPVALLLGAGPEEPSILLPEAAVALIFSSVACLRLSAQPGRRTTPGKPPPRRKERSRIMTESRGPLEIDWARVEQLTGPEQGELSKILCTVFPRRSDFARFLRHRLDRVLDNYVGDAVGMEAAVFTVVEQAQAAGWLAPLAAKAYAERANNPLMRAWAEKYRSGAPATAGGTLPAGRGSARLTTDQQIKAVAQAFHNPTLADGVLARAGLPRERRPPWQEDLTPEHYWQLIHDRIILGAAKDVTWRRVLEAAHENLPGNPNFEV, encoded by the coding sequence ATGGCGGCGTTCGCCATCGTGAGGTTGCAGCTCCCCCGCCGGCCGGACGGTCTCGTCGTGGTCCTTGCCGCGTTGCTGGGTGCGGTCGTCGGGGTGCCCGTGGCTCTTCTGCTCGGCGCCGGGCCAGAAGAGCCGAGCATCCTCCTCCCCGAAGCCGCGGTCGCCCTGATCTTCTCTTCCGTGGCCTGCCTCCGCCTGTCGGCTCAACCAGGCAGGAGGACCACCCCCGGCAAGCCGCCGCCTCGCCGGAAGGAGCGTTCTCGCATCATGACGGAATCCAGAGGTCCTCTGGAGATCGACTGGGCACGGGTCGAACAGCTCACCGGACCGGAGCAGGGCGAGCTCAGCAAGATTCTGTGCACCGTGTTCCCCAGACGATCGGATTTTGCCCGGTTCCTTCGGCACCGACTCGACCGTGTGCTCGACAACTACGTCGGCGATGCCGTCGGGATGGAAGCCGCCGTGTTCACGGTGGTCGAACAGGCGCAGGCCGCCGGCTGGCTGGCGCCTCTCGCCGCGAAGGCCTACGCCGAGCGTGCGAACAATCCCCTGATGCGAGCCTGGGCCGAGAAATATCGGAGCGGGGCTCCGGCGACCGCCGGAGGAACTCTTCCTGCGGGGCGCGGCTCGGCTCGGTTGACGACAGACCAGCAGATCAAAGCAGTCGCGCAGGCGTTTCACAATCCGACGCTCGCGGACGGGGTTCTGGCCAGGGCCGGGCTGCCCCGAGAGCGCCGACCGCCCTGGCAGGAGGACCTCACCCCCGAGCATTACTGGCAGTTGATCCACGACAGGATCATCCTCGGGGCCGCGAAGGACGTCACCTGGCGTCGCGTGCTCGAAGCCGCACACGAAAACCTTCCGGGGAATCCGAATTTCGAAGTCTAG
- a CDS encoding serine/threonine-protein kinase — protein MRLGSSYTLESLVGRGGMGEVWRGHDQSGRVLAFKLLLPELTTDERIVARFMRERSVLTRIQSPFVVKVWDLVAEHGRLAIVMDFIEGSDLRQYLRSRGTLPPAEAVALTGDVLTGLGVAHDLGIVHRDLKPANVLLGGDSPALHPRVTDFGIAAVMDASTELTTSQGILGTPTYMAPEMVSGGEVGPPADVYAAGIVLYELLSGVTPFAGLMPLAVMRAHVDLLPGRPPGLDDALWAVISAMLAKNPADRPGMADLRALQPGLEGRPAQPPLGSPPPAATGPQPAPAGPARPQAAAPLPPPDPVTADPVVSDPVASNPVASDPVASNAHGGYWRRVPVFVAVVAVVLTLGATALERTLRDGPDPAPRQNLAASDPGPVRPSTAAASSATTGTSPVTGAAASATAGATSATAEASSATAEPGSAGPAAPAAGTGSRPAPGSAAGPGTGNVSAGNAVPVAEPVAPRSQPPAGTAGDPATAPAPAAPAAQSATKSWADTATGACLDSDGARIYTLDCNGGDWQRWTRDGLRFRNLHTGTCMASAAGGHTADGTQIPDSLYATTCDGSAGQQWAVASSTRFGQAFRNVATGNCLDSNHESPNGTGYQAYTLPCSGNNYQNWT, from the coding sequence ATGAGGCTGGGCAGTTCCTACACCCTGGAATCCCTGGTCGGACGGGGTGGGATGGGGGAGGTGTGGCGTGGGCACGACCAGTCCGGACGAGTCCTCGCCTTCAAGCTCCTGCTGCCGGAACTCACCACCGACGAAAGAATAGTCGCCCGGTTCATGCGGGAGCGTTCGGTCCTCACCCGCATTCAGTCGCCGTTCGTGGTGAAGGTCTGGGACCTGGTCGCCGAGCACGGCCGGCTGGCCATTGTGATGGACTTCATCGAGGGTTCCGACCTGCGTCAGTACCTGCGTTCCCGGGGAACGCTGCCCCCGGCGGAGGCGGTGGCCCTGACCGGCGACGTTCTGACCGGTCTCGGCGTCGCCCACGACCTCGGCATCGTCCACCGCGACCTCAAACCCGCGAACGTCCTGCTCGGCGGCGACTCTCCGGCGCTGCACCCCAGGGTGACCGATTTCGGCATCGCCGCCGTGATGGACGCCTCCACCGAGCTGACCACCAGCCAGGGCATCCTCGGCACGCCGACGTACATGGCCCCGGAGATGGTCTCCGGGGGTGAGGTCGGTCCGCCCGCGGACGTCTACGCCGCCGGCATCGTGCTCTACGAACTGCTCAGCGGGGTCACCCCGTTCGCCGGACTGATGCCGCTGGCCGTCATGCGCGCCCACGTCGATCTGCTGCCCGGTCGTCCCCCCGGCCTCGACGACGCGCTGTGGGCCGTCATCTCGGCCATGCTCGCGAAGAATCCGGCGGACCGGCCCGGGATGGCGGACCTGCGCGCGCTGCAGCCCGGACTCGAGGGCCGCCCCGCCCAGCCGCCGCTCGGCTCGCCGCCGCCCGCCGCGACCGGACCGCAGCCGGCCCCGGCCGGCCCCGCCCGTCCGCAGGCCGCGGCTCCGTTACCTCCGCCGGACCCCGTGACAGCGGACCCGGTGGTGTCGGACCCGGTGGCGTCAAACCCGGTGGCGTCGGACCCGGTGGCGTCAAACGCGCACGGCGGTTACTGGCGGCGGGTGCCCGTCTTCGTCGCCGTCGTGGCGGTGGTCCTCACCCTCGGGGCGACGGCGTTGGAGCGCACGTTGCGCGACGGGCCGGACCCAGCCCCTCGTCAGAACCTGGCGGCCAGCGACCCCGGACCCGTCCGACCGTCGACCGCGGCCGCGTCCTCGGCCACCACCGGCACATCCCCGGTCACCGGTGCCGCGGCGTCGGCCACCGCGGGCGCGACGTCGGCCACTGCTGAGGCATCCTCGGCCACCGCCGAGCCCGGTTCCGCGGGGCCGGCCGCGCCTGCCGCCGGAACCGGGTCGCGCCCGGCGCCGGGTTCGGCGGCCGGGCCCGGCACCGGGAACGTCTCGGCGGGCAATGCGGTTCCCGTCGCCGAACCGGTAGCACCCAGGTCGCAGCCGCCAGCCGGGACCGCAGGCGATCCCGCGACCGCACCGGCCCCGGCGGCTCCCGCGGCCCAGTCGGCGACGAAGTCCTGGGCCGACACCGCGACCGGCGCCTGCCTCGACAGCGACGGTGCCAGGATCTACACGCTCGACTGCAACGGTGGCGACTGGCAGCGGTGGACCCGGGACGGTCTCCGGTTCCGCAACCTCCACACCGGCACCTGTATGGCCAGCGCCGCCGGTGGGCACACCGCGGACGGCACCCAGATCCCGGACTCCCTGTACGCGACCACCTGCGACGGGTCCGCCGGCCAGCAGTGGGCGGTCGCGTCGAGCACCCGATTCGGGCAGGCCTTCCGCAACGTGGCGACGGGAAACTGCCTGGACAGCAATCACGAAAGCCCGAACGGAACCGGATACCAGGCCTACACGCTGCCCTGCAGCGGCAACAACTACCAGAACTGGACGTAG
- a CDS encoding response regulator has protein sequence MGRILIVEDEPQLLRAMRINLHSRGHEVRTAVDGAHALREAASHPPDLVVLDLGLPDLDGIDVIRGLRGWTRVPIIVLSGRTSGHDKIAALDAGADDYVTKPFSVEELLARIRAVTRRAGGAETGPVITLGRHRIDFATKTVTTLPDPATPSASESVQGAEPGPTPESVRLTPTEWRLLATLVREPGKLISSRSLLDQVWGPGHADDTSSLRLYVNRLRRKLEPDPSRPRHLTTEPGMGYRYQP, from the coding sequence GTGGGACGCATCCTGATCGTCGAGGACGAGCCGCAGCTGCTGCGCGCGATGCGGATCAACCTGCACAGCCGCGGCCACGAGGTCCGCACCGCCGTCGACGGTGCCCACGCGCTGCGCGAGGCCGCCAGCCACCCGCCCGACCTGGTCGTGCTCGACCTCGGCCTGCCCGACCTCGACGGCATCGACGTCATCCGCGGCCTGCGCGGCTGGACCCGCGTTCCGATCATCGTCCTGTCCGGCCGCACCTCCGGCCACGACAAGATCGCTGCCCTGGACGCGGGCGCCGACGACTACGTGACCAAGCCGTTCTCCGTCGAGGAACTCCTTGCCCGCATCCGCGCCGTCACCCGCCGCGCCGGCGGTGCCGAGACCGGTCCGGTCATCACCCTCGGCCGCCACCGCATCGACTTCGCCACCAAGACGGTCACCACCCTCCCCGACCCGGCGACACCCTCGGCCAGCGAGTCCGTGCAGGGGGCCGAGCCGGGGCCGACTCCCGAGTCGGTGCGGTTGACGCCGACCGAGTGGCGGCTGCTGGCGACCCTGGTCCGCGAGCCCGGCAAGCTGATCAGCTCGCGGTCCCTGCTCGACCAGGTCTGGGGCCCCGGCCACGCCGACGACACCTCGTCCCTGCGTCTCTACGTCAACCGCCTGCGCCGCAAACTCGAACCCGACCCGTCCCGCCCCCGCCACCTCACCACCGAACCCGGCATGGGCTACCGCTACCAGCCGTGA
- a CDS encoding potassium-transporting ATPase subunit C, translated as MFARLPGWARQHLAALRILLVFTVVVGLAYPLAILAVAQLPGLHHRADGSFVHGADGRRLGSSLIGQSFTDANGNPLPRYFQSRPSAAGDGYDPTSTSASNLGPEDVVDTFDDPATRDTDESRQSLLTQVCARSMAVGTLDGVDGRRPYCTASGVGAVLAVYHAGPGYDGRVTRVVSVDELCPARPFLATYAGVPVRCRTLTDDIAAGRRVLIRGDAPAHPAVPADAVTASASGLDPQISTAYADLQVSRVARVRGLPVGQVAALVRDHTTGRSLGFLGEPAVNVLGLNRALDALTPARR; from the coding sequence ATGTTCGCGCGACTGCCCGGCTGGGCCCGCCAGCACCTGGCCGCCCTGCGGATCCTGCTCGTGTTCACCGTCGTCGTCGGCCTCGCCTACCCGCTGGCGATCCTCGCCGTCGCCCAGCTCCCCGGCCTGCACCACCGCGCCGACGGCTCGTTCGTCCACGGCGCCGACGGCCGCCGGCTCGGCTCGTCGCTGATCGGCCAGTCGTTCACCGACGCCAACGGCAACCCGCTGCCGCGCTACTTCCAGAGCCGGCCGTCGGCCGCCGGGGACGGCTACGACCCGACGTCCACGTCCGCGTCGAACCTCGGCCCGGAGGACGTCGTCGACACCTTCGACGACCCGGCCACGCGTGACACCGACGAGTCCCGGCAGAGCCTGCTCACCCAGGTCTGCGCCCGCAGCATGGCCGTAGGGACGCTCGACGGCGTCGACGGCCGCCGGCCGTACTGCACCGCCTCCGGGGTCGGCGCCGTGCTCGCCGTCTACCACGCCGGGCCCGGCTACGACGGCCGGGTGACGCGGGTCGTCAGCGTCGACGAGCTGTGCCCGGCCCGGCCGTTCCTCGCCACCTACGCCGGCGTGCCGGTGCGCTGCCGGACGCTGACCGACGACATCGCCGCCGGCCGGCGCGTCCTGATCCGCGGCGACGCTCCCGCGCACCCCGCCGTCCCCGCGGACGCGGTCACCGCCAGCGCCAGCGGCCTCGACCCGCAGATCAGCACCGCCTACGCTGACCTTCAGGTCAGCCGGGTCGCCCGGGTCCGCGGCCTGCCCGTGGGCCAGGTCGCCGCGCTCGTGCGGGATCACACGACCGGCCGCAGCCTCGGCTTCCTCGGCGAACCGGCGGTCAACGTGCTCGGCCTCAACCGGGCGCTGGACGCGCTCACCCCGGCGCGGCGGTGA
- the kdpB gene encoding potassium-transporting ATPase subunit KdpB — MTTTVIAPPGAAPRPGRGRGGPRRVGGGLLDPRQLGRSLPAALRKLDPRTLWHNPVMLIVEVGAAFTTVLAIADPSVFGWLITVWLWLTVVFANLAEAVAEGRGKAQAAALRRTRTDTIARRLTGWSPGQAAPSDAEIAAGALAAGERISVQEVPAPGLVRGDIVVVAAGELIPGDGDVVEGIASVDESAITGESAPVIRESGGDRSSVTGGTRVLSDRIVVRITQQPGESFIDRMIGLVEGADRRRTPNEIALNILLAALTVIFLLAVATLQPLAIFTKAQQPAIPDSAALTGHGITGIVLASLLVCLIPTTIGALLSAIGIAGMDRLVQRNVLAMSGRAVEAAGDVNTLLLDKTGTITFGNRQAREFLPVGGIDAAALADAAQLSSLADETPEGRSVVVFAKEHHGLRERSPGELRTATFVPFTAQTRMSGVDLADPADGVESAGVGGAGGQRRRRIRKGAASAVILWVRQAGGTIPAELGEIVDGVSAAGGTPLVVGEITGAGPAAHARVLGVIQLADVVKSGMRERFDEMRRMGIRTVMITGDNPLTAKAIAEEAGVDDFLAEATPEDKLALIRAEQAGGKLVAMTGDGTNDAPALAQADVGVAMNTGTSAAKEAGNMVDLDSDPTKLIEIVEIGKQLLITRGALTTFSIANDVAKYFAIIPAMFAGVYGGLDRLNIMRLATPESAILSAVIFNALVIVALIPLALRGVRYTPSSASALLSRNLSRYGLGGIIAPFVGIKIIDLLVQFIPGVG, encoded by the coding sequence ATGACCACCACCGTCATCGCCCCGCCCGGCGCCGCGCCGCGGCCGGGCCGGGGCCGGGGCGGGCCGCGCCGGGTCGGCGGCGGCCTGCTCGACCCGCGCCAGCTCGGCCGCTCGCTGCCCGCGGCCCTGCGCAAGCTCGACCCCCGCACGCTGTGGCACAACCCGGTCATGCTGATCGTCGAGGTCGGTGCGGCGTTCACGACCGTGCTGGCGATCGCCGACCCGTCCGTGTTCGGCTGGCTGATCACCGTCTGGCTGTGGCTCACCGTCGTCTTCGCGAACCTCGCCGAGGCCGTCGCCGAGGGCCGCGGCAAGGCCCAGGCCGCGGCGCTGCGGCGCACCCGCACCGACACGATCGCCCGCCGTCTGACCGGCTGGTCGCCCGGCCAGGCCGCCCCCTCCGACGCCGAGATCGCCGCCGGGGCTCTCGCCGCGGGGGAGCGGATCTCGGTGCAGGAGGTGCCCGCGCCCGGGCTCGTACGCGGGGACATCGTCGTCGTGGCCGCCGGGGAGCTCATCCCCGGGGACGGGGACGTGGTCGAGGGCATCGCCAGCGTCGACGAGTCGGCGATCACGGGGGAGTCCGCGCCGGTGATCCGCGAGTCCGGCGGCGACCGGTCGTCGGTCACCGGCGGGACGAGGGTGCTCTCCGACCGGATCGTCGTGCGGATCACCCAGCAGCCCGGGGAGAGCTTCATCGACCGGATGATCGGCCTCGTCGAGGGCGCCGACCGGCGCCGCACCCCGAACGAGATCGCGCTGAACATCCTGCTCGCCGCGCTCACCGTCATCTTCCTGCTCGCCGTCGCCACCCTGCAGCCGCTGGCGATCTTCACCAAGGCGCAGCAGCCCGCCATCCCGGACTCGGCGGCGCTGACCGGTCACGGGATCACCGGCATCGTGCTGGCGTCCCTGCTGGTCTGCCTCATCCCGACCACGATCGGGGCGCTGCTGTCCGCGATCGGCATCGCCGGGATGGACCGGCTCGTCCAGCGCAACGTGCTCGCGATGAGCGGCCGGGCGGTCGAGGCCGCCGGCGACGTCAACACGCTGCTGCTCGACAAGACCGGCACGATCACCTTCGGCAACCGTCAGGCCCGGGAGTTCCTCCCGGTCGGCGGGATCGATGCGGCCGCCCTCGCCGACGCCGCGCAGCTGTCCTCGCTCGCCGACGAGACGCCGGAGGGCCGTTCGGTCGTCGTGTTCGCCAAGGAGCACCACGGCCTGCGCGAACGCTCACCCGGCGAGCTACGCACGGCGACGTTCGTCCCCTTCACCGCCCAGACCCGGATGTCCGGCGTCGACCTCGCCGACCCGGCCGACGGCGTCGAGAGCGCGGGCGTGGGCGGGGCCGGCGGGCAGAGGCGTCGGCGGATCCGCAAGGGCGCGGCCAGCGCGGTGATCCTCTGGGTGCGCCAGGCCGGCGGGACGATCCCCGCCGAGCTGGGCGAGATCGTCGACGGGGTCTCCGCCGCCGGCGGGACGCCGCTGGTCGTAGGGGAGATCACCGGCGCCGGCCCGGCGGCGCACGCCCGGGTCCTCGGCGTCATCCAGCTCGCCGACGTCGTCAAGAGTGGCATGCGGGAACGGTTCGACGAGATGCGCCGGATGGGCATCCGCACCGTAATGATCACCGGCGACAACCCGCTGACGGCGAAGGCGATCGCCGAGGAGGCCGGGGTCGACGACTTCCTCGCCGAGGCCACCCCGGAGGACAAGCTCGCCCTCATCCGCGCCGAGCAGGCCGGCGGCAAGCTCGTCGCGATGACCGGCGACGGCACGAACGACGCCCCGGCGCTCGCCCAGGCCGACGTCGGCGTCGCCATGAACACCGGCACCTCCGCCGCGAAGGAGGCCGGCAACATGGTCGACCTCGACAGCGACCCGACTAAGCTGATCGAGATCGTCGAGATCGGCAAGCAGTTGCTGATCACCCGCGGGGCGCTGACCACGTTCTCCATCGCCAACGACGTCGCCAAGTACTTCGCGATCATCCCGGCGATGTTCGCCGGCGTCTACGGCGGGCTGGACCGGCTCAACATCATGCGGCTGGCCACCCCCGAGTCGGCGATCCTGTCCGCCGTCATCTTCAACGCGCTCGTCATCGTCGCCCTGATCCCGCTGGCGCTGCGCGGAGTGCGCTACACGCCGAGCAGCGCCTCCGCCCTGCTGTCGCGCAACCTGTCCCGTTACGGCCTCGGCGGGATCATCGCGCCGTTCGTCGGCATCAAGATCATCGATCTGCTCGTCCAGTTCATCCCGGGGGTGGGTTGA